From a region of the Mus pahari chromosome 12, PAHARI_EIJ_v1.1, whole genome shotgun sequence genome:
- the Vpreb1 gene encoding immunoglobulin iota chain, protein MAWTTVLLMLLAHLTGKGTLGAQSLLAPPLALLCPSDGHASIFSGCGPQPMLHQPPSASSSLGATVRLTCTLSDNHNIGIYSIFWYQQRPGHPPRFLLRYFSHSDKQQGPNVPPRFSGYKDAARNLGYLSISELQPEDEAVYYCAVGLRSQEKKRMEREWEGEK, encoded by the coding sequence ATGGCCTGGACGACTGTCCTGCTCATGCTGCTGGCCCACCTCACAGGTAAGGGAACTCTTGGGGCCCAGAGCCTCCTTGCTCCTCCTCTGGCCTTGCTCTGCCCCAGTGATGGGCATGCTTCTATCTTCTCAGGTTGTGGCCCTCAGCCCATGCTGCATCAGCCACCATCAGCATCTTCCTCCCTTGGAGCCACCGTCCGCCTCACCTGTACCCTGAGCGACAACCATAACATTGGCATTTACAGCATTTTCTGGTACCAGCAGAGGCCGGGCCACCCCCCCAGGTTCCTGCTGAGGTACTTCTCACACTCAGACAAGCAGCAGGGTCCCAATGTCCCACCTCGCTTCTCTGGATACAAAGATGCGGCCAGGAACCTGGGTTATCTGAGCATCTCTGAACTGCAGCCTGAGGATGAGGCTGTGTATTACTGCGCCGTGGGGCTCCGGAGCCAGGAAaagaagaggatggagagggagtgggaaggagaaaAGTAG